The Candidatus Amarolinea dominans genome has a segment encoding these proteins:
- a CDS encoding sugar ABC transporter permease, translated as MPSPPDIHRSGRKPFPTYLVVFLAPATVLYTLFMVYPLLDSLRLSLFSTPTQGGPELFVGLRNFVALLTDDLWAPRFWGALKNNFIFFAVHTLVQNPVGLLLAALVSNPRRRGAGVYRTLFFMPTMLSVVIIGFSWQLILNPLWGIASGALHAVGLGALYQPWLGHAGSALIVLALISVWQFVGIPMMLFYAALIGIPEEWVEAARVDGASSWSIFWRIKFPLILPTVGTVTVLTYVGNFNAFDLIYAVQGALAGPNFSTDLMGTFFYRTFFGFQLQLGSPTMGATVATMMFLIILVGVLLYLFAWQRRVQSYEL; from the coding sequence ATGCCATCACCGCCTGACATCCATCGTTCCGGTCGCAAACCCTTTCCCACCTACCTTGTCGTCTTTCTGGCCCCGGCCACGGTACTCTACACCCTGTTCATGGTCTACCCTCTGCTCGATTCCCTGCGCCTGAGCCTGTTTAGCACCCCCACCCAGGGCGGGCCGGAACTGTTCGTCGGATTGCGCAATTTTGTCGCCCTGCTCACCGATGATCTATGGGCGCCACGCTTTTGGGGCGCGCTCAAGAACAATTTCATCTTCTTCGCCGTACACACCCTGGTGCAAAACCCGGTTGGACTGCTGCTGGCGGCACTGGTCAGCAATCCGCGCCGGCGCGGCGCCGGCGTCTACCGCACGCTCTTTTTCATGCCCACCATGCTATCGGTAGTCATCATCGGCTTCAGTTGGCAGCTCATCCTCAACCCGCTGTGGGGCATCGCCAGCGGCGCACTGCACGCGGTGGGCTTGGGCGCGCTCTATCAACCCTGGCTGGGGCACGCCGGCTCCGCTCTGATCGTCCTTGCGCTGATATCGGTCTGGCAGTTCGTGGGCATCCCCATGATGCTCTTCTACGCGGCGCTGATCGGTATTCCCGAAGAGTGGGTGGAAGCGGCGCGGGTGGATGGCGCCAGCAGTTGGAGCATCTTCTGGCGCATCAAGTTTCCGCTCATCCTACCCACGGTGGGTACGGTGACCGTGTTGACCTACGTGGGCAATTTCAACGCGTTCGACTTGATCTACGCCGTGCAAGGCGCGCTGGCGGGGCCTAATTTCAGCACTGACCTCATGGGCACCTTCTTCTACCGCACCTTCTTCGGTTTTCAATTGCAGCTTGGCAGCCCCACCATGGGCGCGACCGTCGCCACGATGATGTTCCTCATCATTCTGGTGGGTGTCTTACTCTACCTGTTCGCCTGGCAACGCCGCGTGCAGAGCTATGAACTCTAG
- a CDS encoding endonuclease/exonuclease/phosphatase family protein, with the protein MDQRLILFLYFLALVSFGWLMARPLGLPTLSRPVILVLNLILLLALALTARLQQPAFTADPSAFPLLEPAIPWNFHIPLVLTLLLWPILLLDAVLLLQTIAQRQPSLPSLGRSFGLAAFFLLVMIFAHVFTTVYDYIPVIGPLFRNQFWAVHLAAGVVLVLALLQTARSQIAWTSTPVLAAALTLVGVLALVGAQLITAKPAPPAGQARQLTILTYNIQQGYSAEGQRDPAGQLRLLAEVSADIIGLQESDNARIAGGNGDLVRYFANQLGMYAYYGPKTVAGTFGIALLSRYPIENPRTYYQFSEGEQVAVITAQITVGDRTFEVFVNHLGNGGPLIQQQQLLELMAGRTNVIALGDFNFRPDSEQYRLTTQQLADSWLLRWPAWRDDQGQQPQRKIDHIFVSPGTDVRQARFIPSPASDHPAVTATIGW; encoded by the coding sequence ATGGATCAGCGGCTCATCCTGTTTCTCTATTTCCTGGCGTTGGTGAGCTTTGGCTGGCTCATGGCGCGGCCCCTGGGACTGCCGACCCTCTCCCGCCCGGTCATTCTCGTCTTGAACCTGATCCTCCTGCTGGCCCTGGCGCTGACCGCCCGGCTGCAGCAGCCGGCCTTCACGGCCGACCCATCCGCCTTTCCCCTGCTCGAACCGGCGATCCCCTGGAACTTCCACATCCCCCTGGTTCTGACGCTGCTGCTCTGGCCCATTCTGCTGCTCGATGCCGTGCTGCTGCTGCAGACCATCGCTCAGCGCCAGCCTTCACTCCCCAGCCTGGGACGCAGCTTTGGCCTGGCCGCCTTCTTCCTGTTGGTCATGATCTTCGCCCACGTCTTCACCACCGTCTACGACTACATCCCGGTGATCGGCCCGCTGTTCCGCAATCAGTTCTGGGCGGTTCACCTGGCGGCCGGCGTGGTACTCGTGCTGGCCCTGCTGCAGACGGCCCGCTCTCAGATCGCGTGGACTTCGACGCCTGTCTTAGCCGCCGCGCTGACACTGGTGGGCGTTCTGGCGCTTGTGGGCGCCCAACTGATCACGGCCAAGCCAGCGCCGCCCGCCGGTCAGGCCCGCCAACTCACCATCCTGACCTACAACATTCAACAGGGCTACAGCGCGGAGGGGCAGCGCGACCCGGCCGGGCAGTTACGACTGCTGGCTGAGGTCAGCGCGGACATCATCGGCCTGCAGGAGTCCGACAACGCGCGCATTGCCGGCGGCAACGGCGACCTGGTGCGCTATTTTGCCAATCAGCTCGGCATGTACGCCTACTACGGCCCCAAGACCGTGGCCGGCACCTTCGGCATCGCCCTGCTCTCCCGCTACCCGATCGAAAATCCACGCACCTATTACCAGTTCAGCGAGGGAGAGCAGGTGGCGGTCATTACCGCGCAAATCACCGTGGGCGACCGCACCTTCGAGGTCTTCGTCAATCACCTGGGCAATGGTGGGCCGCTCATTCAGCAGCAGCAACTGCTCGAACTGATGGCAGGACGCACGAACGTCATCGCGCTGGGCGATTTCAACTTCCGGCCCGACAGCGAGCAGTATCGCCTAACCACGCAGCAGTTGGCGGACAGTTGGCTCCTGCGCTGGCCCGCCTGGCGGGACGACCAGGGTCAGCAGCCACAGCGCAAAATTGACCACATCTTCGTCTCACCTGGAACCGACGTGCGCCAAGCCCGCTTCATCCCCAGCCCAGCCTCCGACCACCCCGCCGTCACCGCCACTATCGGCTGGTAA
- a CDS encoding Gfo/Idh/MocA family oxidoreductase, translating to MRIGIIGAGAMGSTHAIGWAQTPATLCGFLADPPAEARALAARYQAQVFPNLEALLAAVDVVDVCAPTHLHYPLVLQAAAAGKHIICEKPLALSVAHGQAMIAACRQAGVRLFVAHVVRFFPEYASAQAAVAQGEIGQPAVIRLSRASYQPQKPVGNWFLDPDKSGGMMLDLMVHDFDYARWIAGDVARVYARSLQQQQPEAAVDYALAILTHRHGAISHIEGSWAYPPPTFRTRLEIAGSDGLIECHPDHTLALATYLRQAGAGDVPDVGVPGSPMLENPYTTEIKAFYTAITQGLPARVSAADGLAALQIALAARESAQRGVAIDLPRLPELE from the coding sequence ATGCGTATCGGAATCATCGGCGCCGGTGCGATGGGCAGCACCCACGCCATCGGCTGGGCGCAAACGCCGGCCACCCTCTGCGGCTTTTTGGCCGATCCGCCGGCCGAAGCGCGCGCGCTGGCAGCCCGTTACCAGGCACAAGTTTTTCCCAACCTGGAGGCGCTGCTGGCCGCGGTGGATGTGGTGGACGTATGCGCGCCGACCCATCTGCACTACCCCCTGGTGCTGCAGGCGGCCGCAGCCGGCAAGCACATCATCTGCGAAAAGCCGTTGGCCCTGAGCGTGGCGCACGGCCAAGCGATGATCGCAGCCTGTCGCCAGGCCGGCGTCAGGCTCTTCGTCGCGCATGTCGTGCGCTTTTTCCCCGAATATGCCAGCGCGCAGGCGGCCGTGGCCCAGGGCGAGATCGGCCAGCCGGCCGTGATACGCCTCAGCCGCGCCAGCTATCAGCCCCAAAAACCGGTGGGCAACTGGTTTCTCGATCCTGACAAGTCCGGTGGCATGATGCTGGATCTGATGGTGCATGATTTCGATTACGCGCGCTGGATCGCCGGCGATGTGGCCCGCGTCTACGCGCGCAGCCTGCAGCAGCAACAGCCGGAAGCCGCGGTGGACTATGCGCTGGCTATCTTAACCCATCGCCATGGCGCCATCTCGCACATCGAAGGCTCCTGGGCCTATCCACCGCCCACCTTCCGCACACGCCTGGAAATCGCCGGCAGCGATGGCCTGATCGAGTGCCACCCCGACCACACCCTGGCCCTGGCTACCTACCTGCGGCAAGCAGGCGCGGGCGATGTGCCCGATGTGGGTGTTCCCGGCAGCCCGATGTTAGAAAACCCCTATACCACGGAAATCAAAGCGTTCTACACCGCGATCACACAAGGGTTGCCGGCCCGCGTCAGCGCGGCGGATGGTTTGGCCGCGCTGCAAATTGCCCTCGCGGCCCGCGAATCGGCACAGCGCGGCGTTGCCATTGACCTGCCGCGCCTGCCGGAACTTGAGTGA
- a CDS encoding cytochrome P450 — MTNAMTWQSGLSQAPAPPLADGIPLLGSALPLMNDPLTFLEQQYLKHGPVFTVKALNRRFTVLAGPEANQFLTAAGDAHLSGRYTWATFADEIESEYFLAAIDGEPHSRMRKILKKPYSRTAIMEQLPTAVTLTRTLLADWQPGATFVVFPTIQRLIGEQIGRLLLGSGPGDYFPDFVLFMRTLLNAVLGQWPKISLRLPPYRRAKARVMQLAADMLASHRAQPKSADDGDLIDYLLAASADNPDMLSEPELLIGALGPYLAGIDTAAGTTSFLIYALLKQPETLARLQTEIDAVFAAGPLTADRLRKMPILHATAQETLRLYPVAPMVPRTVIEPFTFAGCQLHAMEPVMAATGVAHFDPRIYRDPHRFDIDRCLPPRQETRQPGAFAPYGFGAHTCAGAGFAEVLIMLTAATLFHELEFALADPAYQLRRTYSPSPAPDKHCRVRVVRRRGGLLPADSGGDGGVVGGWAGDEAGLAHVGSR; from the coding sequence ATGACAAACGCAATGACCTGGCAGAGCGGCCTTTCGCAGGCGCCTGCGCCCCCCTTGGCCGACGGCATCCCGCTGCTTGGCAGCGCCCTCCCCTTGATGAACGACCCGCTCACTTTCCTGGAGCAGCAGTATCTGAAGCACGGCCCGGTGTTCACGGTCAAGGCGCTCAACCGGCGCTTCACGGTCCTGGCCGGCCCTGAGGCCAACCAGTTCCTGACCGCGGCCGGCGATGCGCATCTCAGCGGCCGTTACACCTGGGCCACCTTTGCCGATGAGATCGAATCGGAATACTTCCTGGCCGCCATTGATGGCGAACCCCATTCGCGCATGCGCAAAATTCTCAAGAAGCCCTACAGCCGCACGGCCATCATGGAGCAGTTGCCCACCGCGGTGACGTTGACGCGCACGCTGCTGGCAGACTGGCAGCCGGGCGCCACCTTCGTGGTCTTCCCCACCATACAGCGCCTGATCGGAGAACAGATCGGCCGTTTGCTGTTGGGCAGCGGGCCGGGCGACTATTTCCCAGACTTCGTCCTTTTCATGCGCACCCTGCTCAACGCCGTGCTGGGCCAATGGCCCAAAATCAGCCTGCGCCTGCCACCCTATCGCCGGGCCAAGGCGCGTGTCATGCAACTGGCCGCCGACATGCTGGCCAGCCATCGGGCACAGCCCAAGTCGGCAGACGATGGCGACTTGATTGATTACCTGCTGGCCGCCTCGGCCGACAACCCTGACATGCTCTCCGAGCCGGAACTGCTGATCGGCGCGCTGGGGCCTTACCTGGCCGGCATTGACACGGCCGCGGGCACAACCTCGTTCTTGATCTATGCGCTGCTCAAACAGCCCGAAACGCTGGCCCGCCTGCAAACTGAAATTGACGCGGTTTTTGCCGCAGGCCCGCTGACCGCCGACCGGCTGCGCAAGATGCCCATCCTGCACGCCACCGCGCAGGAGACGCTGCGCCTCTACCCGGTGGCGCCGATGGTGCCGCGCACCGTCATCGAGCCGTTCACCTTTGCCGGCTGCCAGTTGCACGCGATGGAGCCGGTCATGGCCGCGACTGGTGTGGCGCATTTCGATCCGCGCATCTACAGGGACCCCCATCGCTTCGACATTGATCGCTGCCTGCCCCCGCGCCAGGAGACGCGCCAGCCCGGCGCCTTTGCGCCCTACGGCTTTGGTGCGCACACCTGCGCCGGCGCCGGTTTTGCCGAGGTGCTCATCATGCTCACCGCGGCCACGCTGTTCCACGAATTGGAATTCGCGCTGGCCGACCCGGCGTACCAACTGCGCCGCACCTACAGCCCCTCGCCCGCGCCCGACAAGCACTGCCGAGTGCGCGTGGTGCGGAGGAGGGGGGGATTATTACCAGCCGATAGTGGCGGTGACGGCGGGGTGGTCGGAGGCTGGGCTGGGGATGAAGCGGGCTTGGCGCACGTCGGTTCCAGGTGA
- a CDS encoding Gfo/Idh/MocA family oxidoreductase: protein MRIGLLNLAHHHVISYIANLRALPGVELIGAADADQARCQHVAQTYGMTAFPSYDALLAARPDGVIVCAENTRHRALVEMAAAAGVAVLCEKPLATTLEDGRAMVDACRRAGVSLMTAFPMRFSAPLLELKALLDRGGLGQVVACNGTNQGQMPQQHAAWFVDPALSGGGALMDHIVHLADVLRWLLQSEVVEVYAQTNRIMHAASVTVETGGLVMLTFANGVFASIDCSWSKPLNYPTWGGLALEMIGTRGVVSADAFRQNLDIYNQRRGDHTWRFWGADADQALLAEFIHALRTQRAPAVSGEDGYRALQITLAAYTSAQHGQPVRLPLPDRRS from the coding sequence ATGCGCATTGGACTTCTGAACCTGGCTCATCACCATGTCATCTCATACATCGCCAATCTGCGCGCCCTGCCTGGCGTTGAGTTGATCGGTGCGGCCGATGCTGACCAGGCACGCTGTCAGCATGTTGCCCAGACCTACGGCATGACCGCCTTCCCCTCTTATGACGCGCTGCTGGCGGCCCGGCCCGATGGCGTCATCGTCTGCGCCGAAAACACGCGGCATCGGGCGTTGGTGGAGATGGCGGCCGCGGCCGGGGTGGCTGTCCTGTGCGAAAAGCCGCTGGCTACCACGTTGGAGGACGGTCGAGCCATGGTAGATGCCTGTCGCCGCGCAGGGGTCAGCCTGATGACCGCTTTCCCCATGCGTTTCAGCGCACCGCTGCTCGAACTCAAAGCCCTGCTCGACCGCGGTGGCCTGGGCCAAGTGGTCGCATGCAATGGCACCAACCAGGGACAGATGCCGCAGCAGCACGCGGCCTGGTTTGTGGACCCGGCTCTCTCCGGCGGTGGTGCGCTGATGGATCACATCGTACACCTGGCGGACGTGCTGCGCTGGCTGCTGCAGAGCGAGGTGGTGGAAGTCTACGCGCAGACCAATCGTATCATGCATGCGGCCAGCGTGACGGTAGAGACCGGCGGACTGGTCATGCTCACGTTTGCCAATGGCGTGTTTGCCAGCATTGATTGCAGCTGGAGCAAACCACTGAACTACCCCACCTGGGGCGGATTGGCGCTGGAGATGATCGGCACACGCGGGGTGGTCAGCGCTGATGCCTTTCGACAAAATCTTGATATCTACAACCAGCGCCGCGGCGACCACACCTGGCGTTTTTGGGGCGCAGACGCGGATCAAGCGCTGCTGGCCGAATTCATCCACGCACTGCGTACACAGCGCGCGCCCGCCGTCAGCGGCGAAGATGGCTACCGGGCGCTGCAAATCACCCTCGCGGCATACACATCAGCGCAGCACGGACAGCCGGTCCGGCTGCCGCTCCCAGACAGGAGATCATGA
- the udk gene encoding uridine kinase — translation MISHRPYVIGIAGGTASGKTTMTNTIVRTVGPSRVVIIAYDSYYKDLSHVPLAERLLTTNFDHPDSLDTPLLAEHLRQLRRGEAVETPTYDFVTCTRLAATRLVEPCDVIIVDGILALASEELRGLYDLKIFVDLSADERLLRRIERDVRERQRTIESVIAQYRQTVRPMHDQFVEPSKRFADFIVSGETTQSHALETVAGHVRARILSARLDALQQIGAALLAADPTTVKNDIVRLAAQELLADTVTLHQYDAGRGEFLDPTAFSASWPPGGEMALPRRQGLSAYVIAHGTVVVPDATNDLPPDLVQTAHFRASGTQAFVGMRLQQGETPVGVLFQFSQPACLRAGRCRHCRHPGNLCRGRHCARPSVRARRLMNSQQIQMVPESRLQPVCHRVLKCPITG, via the coding sequence GTGATTTCACACCGTCCCTATGTGATCGGCATTGCCGGCGGCACGGCCTCTGGCAAGACGACGATGACGAACACCATCGTGCGCACGGTTGGCCCCAGCCGCGTGGTGATCATTGCCTACGACTCCTACTACAAGGATTTGAGCCATGTCCCGCTGGCCGAACGCCTGCTGACGACCAATTTCGATCATCCTGATTCCCTGGATACGCCCCTCCTGGCCGAGCATTTGCGTCAACTGCGCCGCGGTGAGGCGGTGGAGACGCCCACGTATGACTTTGTCACCTGCACGCGGCTGGCAGCCACGCGCCTGGTGGAGCCGTGCGATGTGATCATTGTGGACGGCATCCTGGCCCTGGCCTCGGAGGAGCTGCGCGGTCTGTATGATCTGAAGATTTTCGTAGACCTGAGCGCGGACGAGCGCCTGCTGCGACGCATCGAGCGCGATGTGCGCGAGCGCCAGCGCACCATCGAATCGGTGATCGCGCAGTACCGGCAAACGGTGCGACCGATGCACGATCAGTTCGTGGAGCCGAGCAAGCGCTTCGCCGATTTCATTGTCTCCGGCGAGACAACGCAGAGCCATGCGCTGGAAACCGTGGCCGGCCATGTGCGCGCCCGCATCTTGAGCGCCCGCCTGGACGCGCTGCAGCAGATTGGCGCCGCGCTGCTGGCCGCCGATCCCACCACGGTGAAGAACGACATCGTGCGCCTGGCCGCGCAGGAACTGCTGGCCGACACGGTGACGCTGCATCAGTACGACGCCGGTCGCGGCGAGTTCCTGGACCCGACTGCGTTTTCTGCTTCGTGGCCGCCCGGCGGGGAGATGGCCCTGCCGCGACGTCAGGGCCTCAGCGCCTATGTCATTGCGCATGGCACGGTGGTGGTGCCTGATGCCACCAACGACCTGCCGCCTGACCTGGTGCAGACTGCGCATTTTCGGGCCAGCGGCACGCAGGCCTTCGTCGGTATGCGTTTGCAGCAAGGGGAGACGCCGGTCGGTGTTCTTTTTCAATTTTCGCAGCCCGCGTGCCTTCGGGCCGGACGATGTCGCCATTGCCGGCATCCTGGCAACCTATGCCGCGGCCGCCATTGCGCGCGGCCGTCAGTCCGCGCCAGGCGGCTGATGAACAGCCAGCAAATCCAAATGGTCCCGGAATCGAGGCTTCAGCCGGTCTGCCACAGGGTTCTCAAGTGCCCAATAACCGGCTAA
- a CDS encoding carbohydrate ABC transporter permease, whose amino-acid sequence MNTATTAPIIQTSRGKRLRQRLGNLAPHLILIAYAAIALFPVILIVMNSLKSRSAIFSRPWLPPLPSTFDLVGYTTVLLRADFGRYFFNSLTVTIVTMALVLLTGAMAAYALSEYPFPGNTWLGLYLSLGIMIPIRLGTVSILRLIVSLGLINTLAALILVYTAQGLPLTIFVLQQFMRQVPRELKEAARMDGASEYRIFGLIVPLVAPAIATVAVFTMIPIWNDLWFPLILAPGEATKTVTLGAQLFLGQFVSDWNAVLASLTLAMLPILLLYVIFSRQLIRGLTAGAIK is encoded by the coding sequence ATGAATACAGCCACGACAGCACCGATCATCCAAACTTCGCGGGGTAAACGCCTGCGCCAGCGCCTGGGCAACCTGGCGCCCCATCTCATCTTGATCGCCTATGCCGCAATTGCCCTCTTTCCGGTCATCCTGATCGTCATGAATTCGCTCAAGAGCCGCAGTGCCATCTTCTCGCGCCCTTGGCTGCCGCCCCTGCCTTCCACCTTCGACCTGGTCGGCTACACAACGGTCTTGTTACGCGCAGACTTCGGGCGCTATTTTTTCAACAGCCTGACCGTCACCATCGTCACGATGGCGCTGGTCCTGCTGACCGGGGCTATGGCCGCATATGCGCTGTCAGAATACCCGTTCCCCGGCAATACGTGGCTCGGACTCTACCTCAGCCTGGGCATCATGATCCCCATTCGCCTGGGCACGGTCAGCATCCTGCGGCTGATCGTCTCGTTGGGTCTCATCAACACCCTGGCCGCGCTCATCCTGGTTTACACGGCGCAGGGACTGCCGCTGACCATCTTCGTCCTGCAGCAGTTCATGCGCCAGGTGCCGCGTGAATTGAAAGAAGCGGCGCGCATGGATGGCGCCAGCGAGTACCGCATCTTTGGGTTGATCGTGCCGCTGGTGGCGCCCGCCATCGCCACCGTCGCCGTCTTCACCATGATTCCCATCTGGAACGACCTCTGGTTCCCGTTGATCCTGGCGCCTGGCGAAGCCACCAAGACGGTCACACTGGGTGCGCAGTTGTTCCTGGGGCAGTTCGTCAGCGATTGGAACGCCGTCCTGGCCTCCCTGACCCTGGCCATGCTGCCGATCCTCTTGCTCTATGTCATCTTCTCGCGCCAGCTCATTCGCGGGCTGACGGCCGGCGCCATCAAGTAG
- a CDS encoding carbohydrate ABC transporter substrate-binding protein, with amino-acid sequence MRPLLALLLIAVLLLTGCTPATAPTAKPAEPTKAATSGETVTLTIESWRNDDLTIWQDKIIPAFNAKYPNIKVVFAPSAPTEYNAALNAKLEGGTAGDLITCRPFDVSLGLYNKGYLASLSDLPGMDNFSAVAKSAWITDDGKNAFCVPMASVIHGFIYNADAFKELGLSTPKTEAQLIAALEAIKKDGRYAPLAMGTADQWEAATMGFQNIGPNYWKGEDGRLALIAGKAKFTDADYVNVWNTLAAWKPYMPQGFEAVKYPDSQNLFTLGKAAIYPAGSWEISLFNTQAKFKMGAFSPPTKNEGDTCYISDHTDIALGMNAKSAHAAEARTFLEWMTTAEFAELYSNALPGFFTLSNHKIALTDPLAQEFLNWRGTCKSTIRNSYQILSRGEPNLENELWNVSAQVIAGTLTPDAAAKRIQDGLEKWYKP; translated from the coding sequence ATGCGTCCGTTGTTGGCACTGCTCTTGATTGCAGTGCTACTGCTCACCGGTTGTACACCGGCGACAGCCCCCACAGCCAAGCCGGCCGAGCCGACCAAAGCGGCTACCAGCGGCGAAACGGTCACGCTCACCATCGAAAGTTGGCGCAACGATGACCTGACGATCTGGCAAGACAAGATCATCCCCGCGTTCAATGCCAAGTATCCGAATATCAAGGTTGTTTTTGCTCCCAGCGCGCCCACAGAGTACAACGCCGCGCTCAATGCCAAGCTGGAAGGCGGTACCGCCGGTGATCTCATTACCTGCCGTCCGTTCGACGTGTCGCTGGGCCTGTACAACAAGGGCTACCTGGCCTCATTGAGCGACCTGCCAGGCATGGACAACTTCAGTGCGGTCGCCAAGAGCGCCTGGATCACCGACGACGGTAAGAACGCCTTCTGTGTGCCAATGGCGTCTGTGATTCACGGCTTCATCTATAACGCCGATGCCTTCAAGGAACTCGGCTTGAGTACACCGAAGACCGAAGCCCAGCTGATAGCTGCGCTGGAGGCGATCAAGAAGGACGGGCGCTACGCCCCGCTGGCCATGGGCACGGCGGATCAGTGGGAAGCGGCCACGATGGGCTTCCAAAACATCGGCCCCAACTACTGGAAGGGCGAAGATGGCCGCCTGGCCCTGATCGCGGGCAAGGCCAAGTTCACCGACGCTGATTATGTCAATGTCTGGAACACGCTCGCAGCCTGGAAGCCGTACATGCCGCAGGGATTCGAGGCCGTCAAGTATCCTGACTCGCAAAACCTGTTTACCCTGGGCAAGGCCGCCATCTATCCGGCCGGCTCGTGGGAGATTTCGCTCTTCAACACACAGGCCAAATTCAAAATGGGCGCGTTCTCGCCGCCCACCAAGAACGAGGGCGACACCTGCTACATCAGCGACCATACCGACATCGCCCTGGGCATGAACGCCAAGAGCGCACACGCCGCTGAAGCGCGCACATTCCTGGAATGGATGACGACAGCGGAGTTTGCCGAGCTGTACAGCAACGCGCTGCCCGGCTTCTTCACCCTGTCCAATCACAAGATCGCCCTGACCGATCCACTGGCGCAGGAGTTCTTGAACTGGCGCGGGACGTGCAAGTCCACCATCCGCAACTCCTACCAGATTCTCTCGCGCGGCGAGCCAAATCTGGAGAACGAACTGTGGAATGTGAGCGCGCAGGTCATCGCCGGCACCTTGACGCCCGACGCGGCGGCCAAGCGCATCCAGGATGGCCTGGAAAAGTGGTACAAGCCCTAG
- a CDS encoding L-seryl-tRNA(Sec) selenium transferase: MTVGEELRRLPAVDKLLLALPVDLQTQAGHALTLAAARAVLEQARAAIQQGAACPALADLAGQVQQQVQMTLRPSLQAVINATGVIIHTNLGRAPLSQDASAAVAALASGYSNLEYDLVTGSRGSRYDHAAALLVRLTGAEAGLVVNNNAAAVFLALSALFAGREVIISRGQLVEIGGGFRIPDVLRASGARLVEVGTTNRTHLADYSQAITPQTAALMRVHFSNFRQLGFTAEVGLADLVSLAHTQGLVVVDDLGSGTLLDTALFGLSPEPTVQTSVAAGADLVTFSGDKLLGGPQAGLIVGRADLIARLRSHPLARALRVGKLTLAALNATLLHYVREDALTSLPVWQMMGARLPDLQARVESWRQALAAAGIPCAAVAVQSTVGGGSLPGETLPSAALAVPDAAGLLARLRQGQPPVVGRTADQQALFDARTVLPAQDADLLAALIGAWQT, from the coding sequence ATGACGGTGGGAGAAGAACTGCGCCGTTTGCCGGCGGTGGACAAGCTGCTGCTTGCGCTGCCGGTTGATCTGCAGACGCAGGCCGGTCACGCCCTGACGCTGGCCGCAGCGCGCGCCGTGTTGGAACAGGCGCGCGCCGCCATCCAGCAGGGCGCCGCCTGCCCCGCGCTGGCCGACCTGGCCGGCCAGGTGCAGCAGCAGGTGCAAATGACCCTGCGCCCCAGCCTGCAAGCGGTCATCAACGCCACCGGCGTCATCATTCACACCAACCTGGGCCGCGCTCCCCTCAGCCAGGACGCCAGCGCCGCGGTCGCGGCCCTGGCCTCCGGCTACAGCAACCTGGAGTATGACCTGGTGACCGGCAGCCGCGGCTCGCGCTACGATCACGCCGCGGCGCTGCTGGTGCGGCTGACCGGCGCAGAGGCGGGCCTGGTGGTCAACAACAACGCCGCGGCCGTCTTCCTGGCGCTCAGCGCGCTTTTTGCCGGCCGCGAGGTGATCATCTCGCGCGGCCAACTGGTGGAGATCGGCGGCGGTTTTCGCATTCCAGATGTGCTGCGGGCCAGCGGCGCCCGCCTGGTCGAGGTGGGCACGACCAACCGCACCCATCTGGCTGATTACAGCCAGGCCATCACGCCGCAAACGGCCGCGCTCATGCGTGTGCATTTTTCCAACTTCCGCCAGCTCGGCTTCACGGCCGAAGTGGGCCTGGCCGACCTGGTCAGCCTGGCGCACACGCAGGGGCTGGTTGTGGTGGACGACCTGGGCAGCGGCACCCTGCTGGACACCGCACTCTTTGGCCTGTCGCCGGAACCGACCGTGCAGACCAGCGTGGCGGCCGGGGCTGATCTTGTCACTTTCAGCGGGGACAAGCTGCTGGGCGGGCCGCAGGCGGGTCTCATCGTGGGGCGGGCCGACCTGATCGCCCGGCTGCGCAGCCATCCGCTGGCGCGGGCGCTGCGCGTGGGCAAGCTGACCCTGGCCGCGCTCAACGCCACCCTGCTGCACTATGTGCGCGAGGACGCGCTGACCAGCCTGCCGGTCTGGCAGATGATGGGCGCACGCCTGCCCGATTTGCAGGCGCGGGTCGAATCCTGGCGCCAGGCGCTGGCCGCGGCCGGTATTCCGTGCGCAGCCGTGGCGGTGCAGAGCACCGTGGGTGGCGGCTCGCTGCCCGGCGAAACATTGCCCAGCGCCGCGCTGGCTGTGCCGGACGCGGCGGGCCTGCTGGCAAGGCTGCGCCAGGGCCAGCCGCCGGTGGTCGGCCGGACGGCCGATCAGCAGGCGCTTTTCGATGCGCGCACCGTGCTGCCCGCACAGGACGCTGATCTCCTGGCCGCGCTCATCGGGGCATGGCAAACATGA